The DNA window CATAATATTATACCCAGAATCTACGTAAACTATTTCTCCCGTTACGCCTCTGGATAGATTACTTAGCAATGCAACTGTCATGTCCCCTACTTCTTCTTGTGTAACATTTCGTTTCAGTGGGGCTGTTTCTTCAATTTTGTGCAGAATTGTATTGAATGAAGAAATTCCTTTTGCAGCAAGTGTTCGAACAGCGCCAGCTGAAATGGCATTTACTCGAACATTATTTTTCCCTAAATCTAACGCTAAGTATTTAACAGAAGCCTCTAAGGATGCTTTGGCAATACCCATTACGTTATATCCTTCTAACACACGCTCTGCTCCTAAATACGTCATCGTAACGATAGAGCCGCCTTCTGTCATGAAAGGTGCTGCTTCACGAGATGCAGCAATAAGTGAATAGGCACTTGTATCTTGTGCAAATGCATAACCATCTCTAGTAGTTTGAATGAAGTCGTTCTTTAAATCTTCCGCATTTGCAAAAGCAACTGAATGGACAACTCCGTGAATCACGCCTACTTCTTTGCCAATCGTTTCGAATGAAGCTTTAATACTATCATCGCTGTTTACATCACACTCTACTACTAATTTTGCTTCATAATTATTATCTACTAATAACTTTTCAATCTTCCCTAACGAACGTTCTTTTCGATAAGTGAAAATTACATTTGCTCCTACTTCAAATAGAGACTTCGCAACTCCCCAAGCAAGACTACGCTCATTCGCAACTCCCATTACTACAATATTTTTATCTTTTAGTTTAATTAAATCTTTCATATGAACCTCCAATTATTATTCGAATATACCGTACCTATTATTAGTACCAGTTACTAATTTTATCATAACATATTTACTTCTTTTTGTACTAACCTCCCTCGTATTTTTGTTATGATTTTTTAAGTGAATGATGTATTATTATGTCAATTAATAGGGTAGATGCAGAGGATGAGAGGTGGATAAAATGAAGCTGTTAATTGTTGAAGATGAGAAACGATTAGCAGAAAGTTGCAAATTCATTTTTAGCAGAAGAAAGTTTCACTGTAATGGCCGATGAAGTTTACAAGTTAATTCATCCGTATGTAGAGAAGGATCCAACTGCTTTTTATACAATAGATGAATTCGAAAAAGACGTTTACGGCGATAGTGTAATTATCTGGTCAGATCGGCAATCAGGATGGTCTAGGGTTTGGTGGAATAGAAACGATCAGTACTCAGTCTTCAGGGTATTCGAAATCGATGATTATTACATCAGCAGTAGTATCATATTATTAATGCTACTCACTCTTGGAATCAGTCGATTTAAACGAAGAAGAGAATAAATAAAACAACTTAAGAAAGCAGTCTTGCTTCGAGTTTCATGATCTCGAACGTAAGACTGCTTTTATGGCTCAACGAACCAATTCAATTCACTCCAATTAAATTACAGACCAAATCCACCAAAGTCGAGACCATTTCAAAATTTATTTAAACTATCTTCCAAAGTGGTAGATACCAGCTTCACAACATCAATTACCTAGTTGGCTCCTACAACAGCTTAACGGAAAAAGATTGGTATTGAATAAAAAATTTTAAAAATTCAATTGACAAATGAAATCGTTTACAATAATCTGAATATTAATTAGAGAAAACGTTTTCGTAAAACGTTTTCCTAACGATAGAAACAGGTGATAATGTATGGGAAAGTTAACTATCAAAGATATTGCCAGAGAGGCAGGTGTTTCAATAACAACCGTTTCACGGGTGTTAAATAAAAAAGAAGAAGGCATGTCACAAGAAACTCGTGAGAAAGTTCTAAGAGTAATGGAAGAGTTGAATTATCAACCAAACAAACTAGCACGTGGTTTAGTAACTAAACGATCCAATATGCTTGGATTAATCGTCCCGAATATATCCAA is part of the Psychrobacillus sp. FSL H8-0483 genome and encodes:
- the fabI gene encoding enoyl-ACP reductase FabI, whose amino-acid sequence is MKDLIKLKDKNIVVMGVANERSLAWGVAKSLFEVGANVIFTYRKERSLGKIEKLLVDNNYEAKLVVECDVNSDDSIKASFETIGKEVGVIHGVVHSVAFANAEDLKNDFIQTTRDGYAFAQDTSAYSLIAASREAAPFMTEGGSIVTMTYLGAERVLEGYNVMGIAKASLEASVKYLALDLGKNNVRVNAISAGAVRTLAAKGISSFNTILHKIEETAPLKRNVTQEEVGDMTVALLSNLSRGVTGEIVYVDSGYNIMG